A single window of Micrococcaceae bacterium Sec5.1 DNA harbors:
- a CDS encoding dynamin family protein — protein sequence MTAHEEPPRAGVSPVTSKAQADAVNTLEAARKELAGVALPLSLPDAEEGRHWIRETLAQLDDYVIPRYRSLDAPLLAVVGGSTGAGKSTLVNALVGYPVTRAGAIRPTTRQPILLHHPQDAEWFEGQRILPNLDRVRGRVSADPLPARQAGVTPDAQSIASLVLLAHDQVPRGIAILDAPDVDSISDDNRRLAGQLLAAADLWVFVTTANRYADAVPWRLLVDAASRDITVAVVLDRVPPAAEEEVTTDLKAMLDHQGLAGAELFVVQESDLDDLGMLPAEAVSGLRLWLANLAADAAGRAEVARRTLNGAVNAVSNRFERIAVAAAAQDAAAHELRSVCVHEYDDALLRILEATKDGALLRGEVLARWQDFVGTGEFFRALEQNIGRMRDRMGAFFRGEPAPAVKVETAIETGLQAVILDEAANAAENVDRRWRSDTAGRQLLGVADLSGTSPGFDAKAAAAIRSWQEGLMELIRTQGQEKRTQARWLSFGVNGLGAALMVVVFSMTAGLTGLELGIAGGTAVVGQKLLEAVFGEDAVRRLAQQARADLHTYCQRLLDEERDRFLGRLEATGLDADTVHSGMDLARHAKSLRRLAGAA from the coding sequence GTGACCGCACATGAAGAGCCGCCAAGAGCAGGGGTCAGTCCTGTCACCAGTAAAGCCCAGGCTGATGCTGTCAACACCCTTGAAGCTGCGCGGAAGGAACTTGCCGGCGTTGCGTTGCCCCTCTCCCTGCCCGACGCCGAAGAGGGGCGCCACTGGATCCGGGAGACCCTGGCACAGCTCGACGACTACGTGATTCCCCGGTACCGCAGCCTGGACGCTCCACTGTTGGCCGTCGTCGGCGGTTCCACTGGCGCCGGTAAGTCGACGCTGGTCAATGCCCTTGTGGGTTACCCGGTGACACGCGCCGGGGCCATCAGGCCCACGACGCGCCAGCCCATCCTCCTTCACCACCCGCAGGACGCGGAGTGGTTTGAGGGCCAGCGCATACTTCCCAACCTGGACCGCGTCAGGGGCCGAGTGTCCGCGGATCCGCTGCCTGCACGTCAAGCCGGTGTCACACCGGATGCCCAGTCGATTGCCTCGCTGGTGCTCCTGGCACACGATCAGGTACCTCGGGGCATCGCGATTCTGGATGCGCCCGACGTCGACTCGATTTCAGATGACAACCGAAGGCTCGCAGGCCAGTTGCTGGCCGCGGCCGATCTTTGGGTGTTCGTGACCACGGCCAACAGATACGCCGACGCCGTGCCTTGGCGCCTGCTCGTGGATGCGGCGTCGCGGGACATCACGGTAGCCGTGGTGCTGGACCGCGTGCCACCGGCAGCGGAGGAAGAAGTCACGACGGACCTTAAGGCAATGTTGGACCACCAGGGACTGGCTGGTGCGGAACTCTTCGTGGTGCAGGAAAGCGATTTGGACGATTTGGGAATGCTGCCGGCCGAAGCTGTCAGCGGCTTGCGTCTTTGGCTTGCGAACCTGGCGGCGGATGCCGCCGGGCGGGCGGAGGTCGCGCGCCGCACGCTCAATGGTGCAGTTAACGCCGTGAGTAACCGGTTTGAACGTATTGCAGTTGCGGCTGCGGCCCAGGATGCTGCGGCCCACGAGCTGCGCTCCGTCTGCGTTCACGAATACGACGACGCCCTACTCCGCATTCTGGAAGCAACCAAGGACGGTGCGCTGCTCCGCGGGGAAGTGCTCGCTCGATGGCAGGATTTTGTGGGCACGGGTGAATTCTTCCGTGCACTGGAGCAAAACATAGGGCGCATGCGGGACCGGATGGGGGCATTCTTCAGAGGTGAACCAGCCCCGGCTGTGAAAGTCGAGACCGCGATCGAAACAGGTTTGCAAGCCGTGATTCTTGATGAGGCCGCCAATGCCGCAGAAAACGTGGACCGGCGCTGGCGCTCGGATACGGCAGGCCGCCAGCTCCTGGGTGTAGCAGACCTTTCCGGCACCAGTCCTGGCTTTGACGCGAAGGCCGCTGCCGCCATCCGTTCCTGGCAGGAGGGGCTCATGGAACTGATCCGGACCCAGGGCCAGGAAAAACGCACCCAGGCCCGTTGGCTCTCCTTCGGCGTGAACGGGCTCGGCGCAGCGCTGATGGTGGTGGTTTTCTCCATGACTGCCGGTTTGACCGGATTGGAGCTAGGCATTGCCGGTGGAACGGCCGTTGTTGGACAGAAGCTGCTTGAAGCTGTCTTCGGTGAAGATGCCGTGCGTCGGCTGGCCCAGCAGGCCAGGGCCGATCTCCATACGTACTGCCAGCGCCTTCTCGACGAGGAGCGGGACAGGTTCCTTGGCCGGCTGGAGGCCACTGGTCTGGACGCTGACACCGTGCATAGCGGCATGGACCTCGCCCGCCACGCCAAGTCCCTCCGCCGCTTGGCTGGGGCCGCATGA
- a CDS encoding HAD family hydrolase, with the protein MAIASSFGTIRGVLFDIDDTLVDLEYAMTTALRDVSEHLLPGLDQAGWVKFGRIFTHETTHFYDRYLAGELTFNEQRLLRGRAALGHFGVELGDGEESQSWVAEYHQRQTAYVRAFDDVAGVLDALDDADIPYGAVSNNVHDYQRAKLDGAGLSRIKILVGTDTVGVPKPDPAIYLEGVRLLATEPGETLYVGDNRLLDADGATAAGLIGVWLNRTGEEVEGFDGRQVDSLSRLLVTAPSAPSAA; encoded by the coding sequence ATGGCTATTGCAAGCTCCTTCGGAACTATCCGCGGTGTTCTGTTCGACATCGACGACACCTTGGTGGACCTTGAGTACGCCATGACAACGGCTCTGCGTGATGTCAGCGAACATCTCCTGCCCGGCCTTGACCAGGCCGGGTGGGTGAAGTTCGGCCGTATCTTCACCCACGAAACAACGCATTTCTATGACCGCTACCTTGCTGGGGAATTGACGTTCAATGAGCAACGCCTTTTGAGGGGCCGGGCAGCCTTGGGCCACTTTGGCGTGGAGCTCGGAGACGGTGAGGAATCGCAGTCGTGGGTTGCTGAGTACCATCAGCGGCAAACTGCCTATGTGCGCGCTTTCGACGACGTCGCTGGCGTGCTCGATGCGCTTGACGATGCGGACATTCCGTATGGCGCTGTCAGCAATAACGTTCATGACTACCAGCGGGCAAAGTTGGATGGGGCGGGCTTGTCCAGGATCAAGATCCTGGTAGGAACGGATACGGTGGGCGTGCCGAAGCCGGATCCTGCCATCTACCTGGAGGGCGTGCGGCTGCTGGCGACAGAACCCGGCGAAACACTCTATGTCGGGGACAACCGGCTTCTTGACGCCGATGGCGCGACGGCGGCCGGCCTGATTGGCGTCTGGCTGAACAGGACCGGCGAAGAGGTCGAAGGGTTCGATGGGCGTCAGGTGGATTCGTTGTCGAGACTGCTCGTTACGGCACCCTCGGCACCCTCGGCAGCCTGA